The following proteins are co-located in the Deltaproteobacteria bacterium genome:
- a CDS encoding epoxyqueuosine reductase, with protein sequence MKQQEVSASWVVNLIKDFTLNSPHNSLWDEAGEKAWGEPLVGFSRGDDLLYDEFKNHIGTFYWTPEEIFSLTFPEAGASAAELTVISWILPQTEATKRDNQLEQRFPSERWTRSRSFGEQFNVELRKHLLASLQAAGCQALAPELSPLKQSAISERYGLASTWSERHAAFASGLGTFGLCDGLITAAGKAIRCGSVIARIKLTPTVRPYQDHHAYCLYYAKGTCGKCIVRCPVEAISTEKGHDKEKCRAHTQGTAWEYVKTTFGIDTYGCGLCQTGVPCESHIPLKL encoded by the coding sequence ATGAAGCAACAGGAGGTTTCAGCCTCTTGGGTTGTCAATTTGATCAAGGATTTCACCCTTAATTCCCCTCATAATTCTCTCTGGGATGAAGCGGGCGAAAAGGCATGGGGTGAACCGCTGGTCGGTTTTTCCCGCGGCGACGACCTTCTGTATGACGAATTCAAAAATCACATCGGCACTTTCTATTGGACGCCCGAGGAAATATTCTCCCTTACCTTTCCTGAAGCCGGGGCTTCCGCCGCAGAACTGACCGTTATCAGTTGGATATTGCCCCAGACTGAGGCCACGAAAAGAGACAATCAGCTCGAGCAGCGCTTCCCCTCGGAAAGGTGGACCAGGTCGCGTAGCTTTGGCGAACAATTCAATGTCGAACTCCGCAAGCATTTGCTTGCCTCTCTGCAGGCGGCGGGATGCCAGGCTTTAGCGCCGGAGCTTTCACCTCTCAAGCAGAGTGCAATTTCCGAGCGTTACGGCTTGGCCAGCACCTGGTCCGAAAGGCATGCGGCCTTTGCTTCCGGCCTGGGGACTTTCGGACTTTGCGATGGCCTGATCACCGCCGCCGGGAAGGCCATACGTTGCGGCTCCGTTATTGCCCGCATCAAACTGACGCCGACGGTTCGTCCCTACCAGGATCACCATGCCTACTGCCTTTATTATGCGAAGGGAACCTGTGGTAAGTGCATCGTCCGTTGTCCGGTAGAAGCAATCTCCACTGAAAAAGGACATGATAAAGAGAAATGCCGTGCCCATACCCAGGGAACGGCCTGGGAATACGTAAAAACAACTTTCGGCATTGACACCTACGGCTGCGGACTGTGTCAAACAGGAGTACCCTGTGAATCGCATATCCCGTTGAAACTCTGA